Proteins from one Streptosporangium becharense genomic window:
- a CDS encoding LytR/AlgR family response regulator transcription factor: MTGLRVLAVDDELPALEDLAYLLRDDPRIGEVCTARDGAAALRVLDRAIAEGRPIDAVFLDIRMRGLDGVVLGRLLSQFANPPRVVFVTAYEEHAVDAFEIKAEDYLLKPVRPERLAEAIRRVCVSADLPESESVSRVEPDTIPVELGGVTRFVASTEVRYVEAQGDYARLHTASGSHLVRISLATLEERWSSAGFVRVHRSHLVAVKHIDELHIDSGRCVVRVGDTEIPVSRRHTRELRDLLVRRARRGRSE; encoded by the coding sequence GTGACCGGCCTGCGCGTCCTTGCGGTGGACGACGAGCTCCCCGCGCTGGAGGACCTGGCCTATCTGCTGCGGGACGACCCCCGCATCGGCGAGGTCTGCACGGCGAGAGACGGTGCCGCCGCGCTGCGCGTCCTCGACCGGGCGATCGCCGAGGGGCGTCCGATCGACGCGGTCTTCCTCGACATCCGGATGCGCGGCCTGGACGGGGTGGTGCTGGGCCGGTTGCTGTCGCAGTTCGCCAACCCGCCGCGGGTGGTCTTCGTGACGGCCTACGAGGAGCACGCGGTCGACGCCTTCGAGATCAAGGCGGAAGACTACCTGCTCAAGCCGGTCCGGCCGGAGCGGCTGGCCGAGGCCATCCGGCGGGTGTGCGTCTCGGCGGACCTGCCGGAGAGTGAGAGCGTCTCCCGCGTCGAGCCGGACACCATCCCGGTCGAGCTCGGCGGGGTCACCCGCTTCGTGGCCAGCACCGAGGTCCGCTATGTCGAGGCGCAGGGCGACTACGCCCGCCTGCACACCGCGTCCGGCAGCCACCTGGTGCGCATCTCGCTGGCCACGCTGGAGGAGCGCTGGTCGTCGGCCGGTTTCGTCCGGGTGCACCGCAGCCATCTGGTGGCGGTCAAGCACATCGACGAGTTGCACATCGACTCGGGCCGGTGCGTGGTCCGCGTCGGCGACACCGAGATCCCGGTCAGCCGCCGCCACACCCGGGAGCTGCGCGACCTCCTGGTCCGCCGGGCACGCCGGGGCCGGTCCGAATGA